In Daphnia magna isolate NIES linkage group LG7, ASM2063170v1.1, whole genome shotgun sequence, a single genomic region encodes these proteins:
- the LOC116926067 gene encoding putative cuticle collagen 90 isoform X2 — protein sequence MLFLVLGLFSCFIAFLLPGISSTSDTGIRDPTDSFTWHCPHLLSYAAELSNFHLDFLLRHAASSNKQTISRKEFVTGSYSTDTPTEYPWQFATDSSQTTQYVELLHRLLDKKYDHQKKQQFRKSFRSRRLRSLPKGPPSPNDRKFEEKEEDNEISESDSKFLKLKWHLLGLKLNLLSHLCNCPPGPPGETGPPGRDGINGKDGVDGVDGVDGVDGLDGEDGEDGMDGEDGKDGIDGIPGTPGKDGDPGPQGPRGLPGADGQDGRPGQPGQPGTPGQPGQPG from the exons ATGTTGTTTCTCGTACTCGGTTTATTTAGTTGTTTCATCGCTTTCTTATTGCCCGGCATCAGTAGCACAAGTGACACCGGAATCCGCGATCCAACTGATTCATTTACTTGGCATTGCCCCCATCTTTTATCCTACGCTGCTGAGCTATCGAACTTTCATTTGGATTTTCTACTACGCCATGCAGCTTCCAGTAATAAGCAAACCATCAGCCGAAAAG AATTTGTCACTGGCAGTTATTCAACTGACACGCCAACTGAATATCCGTGGCAATTCGCTACCGATTCATCTCAAACGACTCAATACGTCGAGCTGCTCCATCGGCTATTAGACAAAAAATACGACCATCagaagaaacaacaattcaGAAAATCATTCCGCTCACGGCGATTGCGATCACTACCTAAAGGACCTCCAA GTCCAAATGACCGAaagtttgaagaaaaagaagaggacaACGAAATTTCAGAATCAGACTCCAAGTTTCTGAAACTAAAATGGCATTTGCTTGGTCTGAAACTGAACCTTCTATCTCACCTTTGTAACTGTCCACCTG GTCCTCCCGGCGAAACTGGTCCACCTGGTAGAGATGGTATAAACGGCAAAGATGGTGTAGATGGTGTAGACGGGGTCGACGGTGTCGACGGGCTCGATGGAGAAGATGGAGAAGATGGAATGGATGGTGAAGATGGCAAAGATGGTATAGACGGAATACCTGGAACGCCTGGAAAAGATGGTGATCCAGGCCCACAAGGTCCAAGAGGTCTGCCAGGTGCTGACGGGCAGGATGGTAGGCCCGGTCAACCCGGCCAGCCCGGTACGCCTGGTCAGCCTGGTCAACCTGGTTAA
- the LOC116926067 gene encoding putative cuticle collagen 90 isoform X1, whose translation MLFLVLGLFSCFIAFLLPGISSTSDTGIRDPTDSFTWHCPHLLSYAAELSNFHLDFLLRHAASSNKQTISRKEEFVTGSYSTDTPTEYPWQFATDSSQTTQYVELLHRLLDKKYDHQKKQQFRKSFRSRRLRSLPKGPPSPNDRKFEEKEEDNEISESDSKFLKLKWHLLGLKLNLLSHLCNCPPGPPGETGPPGRDGINGKDGVDGVDGVDGVDGLDGEDGEDGMDGEDGKDGIDGIPGTPGKDGDPGPQGPRGLPGADGQDGRPGQPGQPGTPGQPGQPG comes from the exons ATGTTGTTTCTCGTACTCGGTTTATTTAGTTGTTTCATCGCTTTCTTATTGCCCGGCATCAGTAGCACAAGTGACACCGGAATCCGCGATCCAACTGATTCATTTACTTGGCATTGCCCCCATCTTTTATCCTACGCTGCTGAGCTATCGAACTTTCATTTGGATTTTCTACTACGCCATGCAGCTTCCAGTAATAAGCAAACCATCAGCCGAAAAG AAGAATTTGTCACTGGCAGTTATTCAACTGACACGCCAACTGAATATCCGTGGCAATTCGCTACCGATTCATCTCAAACGACTCAATACGTCGAGCTGCTCCATCGGCTATTAGACAAAAAATACGACCATCagaagaaacaacaattcaGAAAATCATTCCGCTCACGGCGATTGCGATCACTACCTAAAGGACCTCCAA GTCCAAATGACCGAaagtttgaagaaaaagaagaggacaACGAAATTTCAGAATCAGACTCCAAGTTTCTGAAACTAAAATGGCATTTGCTTGGTCTGAAACTGAACCTTCTATCTCACCTTTGTAACTGTCCACCTG GTCCTCCCGGCGAAACTGGTCCACCTGGTAGAGATGGTATAAACGGCAAAGATGGTGTAGATGGTGTAGACGGGGTCGACGGTGTCGACGGGCTCGATGGAGAAGATGGAGAAGATGGAATGGATGGTGAAGATGGCAAAGATGGTATAGACGGAATACCTGGAACGCCTGGAAAAGATGGTGATCCAGGCCCACAAGGTCCAAGAGGTCTGCCAGGTGCTGACGGGCAGGATGGTAGGCCCGGTCAACCCGGCCAGCCCGGTACGCCTGGTCAGCCTGGTCAACCTGGTTAA
- the LOC116926066 gene encoding elongation of very long chain fatty acids protein 4, which yields METSISRVYSEFSFHFVSVYQRLVQFYGWCMSRADPRVAKWPLMASPVPTLLIAMAYLTSVYYGRKFMAKRKPFSIRGILIPYNLAMALLNLYIGLELATTQHRKQYNWLCQPVNYSDDPDEIRIASALWWYYFSRLVEMMDTIFLVMRKKWQQLTFLHVYHHSTMFMLWWIGVKWVPGGSAFFAAMVNSFIHVAMYLYYALAACGPKVQKYLCWKKYLTILQMAQFVSALVLGLRALVYGCDFPLWMQYALVVYMSSFLFLFGQYYRNAYLQKKQHSQKKNR from the exons ATGGAGACATCCATCAGTCGAGTCTATTCGGAATTTTCGTTCCATTTTGTCAGTGTTTATCAACGACTTGTCCAATTTTATGGATGGTGCATGAGTCGAGCAG ATCCACGCGTAGCCAAATGGCCGCTGATGGCGTCACCGGTGCCAACGCTACTAATCGCCATGGCCTACCTCACGTCCGTTTATTACGGCCGAAAATTTATGGCTAAAAGGAAACCTTTTTCCATAAGGGGTATTTTGATACCATACAATTTGGCCATGGCGTTGCTCAATCTTTACATTGGACTTGAG TTGGCCACGACGCAGCATAGGAAGCAATATAATTGGTTGTGTCAGCCAGTGAATTACTCGGACGATCCCGACGAAATTCGG ATCGCATCAGCCTTGTGGTGGTACTATTTTTCTCGTTTGGTTGAGATGATGGACACCATCTTTTTAGTGATGCGCAAAAAATGGCAGCAATTGACTTTTCTCCACGTTTATCATCACTCGACAATGTTCATGCTCTGGTGGATAGGAGTGAAATGGGTTCCCGGTGGCTCAG CTTTTTTTGCTGCAATGGTCAACAGCTTCATACATGTTGCCATGTACCTGTACTATGCTCTGGCTGCTTGCGGTCCAAAAGTCCAAAAGTATCTCTGTTGGAAAAAGTACCTCACTATTCTTCAGATG GCACAGTTTGTCTCAGCTTTGGTTCTTGGTTTAAGAGCCTTGGTCTATGGCTGTGACTTTCCCCTTTGGATGCAGTATGCACTAGTGGTCTACatgtcttcttttctcttcctGTTTGGCCAATACTACAGGAATGCCTATCTTCAAAAGAAACAG CATTcacagaagaaaaacagataG
- the LOC116926070 gene encoding uncharacterized protein LOC116926070 isoform X1: protein MQELTLAYSFVFCPCQGDRDQRTTRNNRNMNGVRFLYVVLGLMMIVNVHQVRSDGEISDEEIDDELLNGASSSSEEDDNNNKGIEYYLNAVKGLHQQRKRQEAEPLVASRNSASTPIAALYRRSALNKNFIRFGRSGMMKTASRQVQPTPPVRLMGLNESDGKDEEEQLSHPARPSRSLRSNFIRFGRSFFPSAASRSGATIRRSARAPIARRRMMRLVDLPTSLSSSRR from the exons ATGCAAGAATTAACACTTGCATATTCTTTCGTATTTTGCCCTTGT CAAGGTGATCGAGACCAACGAACGACCCGAAACAATAGAAACATGAACGGAGTGCGTTTCCTCTACGTCGTTCTCGGCCTGATGATGATCGTGAATGTTCATCAGGTTCGTTCGGATGGCGAAATATCCGATGAAGAAATTGACGACGAGTTGCTGAACGGTGCCTCGTCCTCTTCCGAAGAAGAtgataataacaataagggaatTGAATATTATTTAAACGCCGTGAAAGGTCTTCATCAACAGCGAAAGCGGCAAGAAGCAGAGCCTTTGGTTGCCAGCCGTAATAGCGCATCAACTCCCATCGCCGCACTTTATCGCCGAAGTGCGCTAAACAAGAATTTCATCCGGTTCGGACGCAGCGGAATGATGAAGACTGCTAGCCGTCAAGTGCAGCCGACGCCGCCCGTCAG ATTGATGGGGTTGAACGAATCGGATGGCAAGGATGAAGAAGAGCAATTGTCCCATCCTGCCCGTCCTTCCCGCAGTTTGAGATCCAATTTCATCCGTTTCGGTCGCAGTTTCTTTCCATCGGCCGCCAGTCGATCGGGCGCGACCATTCGTCGTTCCGCTCGTGCTCCTATTGCCCGTCGCCGCATGATGAGGCTTGTCGACCTCCCCACTTCTTTGTCTTCTTCACGTCGTTGA
- the LOC116926070 gene encoding uncharacterized protein LOC116926070 isoform X2: MNGVRFLYVVLGLMMIVNVHQVRSDGEISDEEIDDELLNGASSSSEEDDNNNKGIEYYLNAVKGLHQQRKRQEAEPLVASRNSASTPIAALYRRSALNKNFIRFGRSGMMKTASRQVQPTPPVRLMGLNESDGKDEEEQLSHPARPSRSLRSNFIRFGRSFFPSAASRSGATIRRSARAPIARRRMMRLVDLPTSLSSSRR, translated from the exons ATGAACGGAGTGCGTTTCCTCTACGTCGTTCTCGGCCTGATGATGATCGTGAATGTTCATCAGGTTCGTTCGGATGGCGAAATATCCGATGAAGAAATTGACGACGAGTTGCTGAACGGTGCCTCGTCCTCTTCCGAAGAAGAtgataataacaataagggaatTGAATATTATTTAAACGCCGTGAAAGGTCTTCATCAACAGCGAAAGCGGCAAGAAGCAGAGCCTTTGGTTGCCAGCCGTAATAGCGCATCAACTCCCATCGCCGCACTTTATCGCCGAAGTGCGCTAAACAAGAATTTCATCCGGTTCGGACGCAGCGGAATGATGAAGACTGCTAGCCGTCAAGTGCAGCCGACGCCGCCCGTCAG ATTGATGGGGTTGAACGAATCGGATGGCAAGGATGAAGAAGAGCAATTGTCCCATCCTGCCCGTCCTTCCCGCAGTTTGAGATCCAATTTCATCCGTTTCGGTCGCAGTTTCTTTCCATCGGCCGCCAGTCGATCGGGCGCGACCATTCGTCGTTCCGCTCGTGCTCCTATTGCCCGTCGCCGCATGATGAGGCTTGTCGACCTCCCCACTTCTTTGTCTTCTTCACGTCGTTGA